The proteins below are encoded in one region of Elusimicrobiota bacterium:
- a CDS encoding sugar phosphate nucleotidyltransferase: MSGNSGVTAVILCGGLGTRLRPVVNDVPKPMAKIKGKPFLEILVSYLIKNGVTNIVFSTGYGAEVIETHFRGLHGLNAELIFSREAKRLGTAGAVKLAEKVIKTSEFVVLNGDTLCAVNLMDTVGYHHKKNADVTVVVTDKVNTGDTGNILMDNDNRIIRFIEKQAPVSKKNKTFVNAGIYVMNKSVLNMIPVDTEFSFEHGVFPKLEGIYGYITDQTFIDIGTPERYKFANEVIKV; this comes from the coding sequence ATGTCGGGTAATAGTGGTGTAACAGCGGTAATTCTTTGTGGCGGGTTAGGTACGCGGTTGCGGCCGGTTGTTAACGACGTACCAAAACCTATGGCAAAGATTAAGGGGAAGCCGTTTTTGGAAATACTGGTTTCGTACCTCATAAAAAACGGGGTAACAAATATTGTGTTCTCTACAGGATACGGTGCGGAGGTTATAGAAACCCATTTCCGCGGGTTACACGGTTTAAACGCAGAGCTTATATTTTCGCGTGAAGCTAAGCGGTTAGGAACTGCCGGGGCAGTAAAACTTGCGGAAAAGGTTATCAAAACATCTGAGTTTGTTGTACTCAACGGTGATACGTTATGTGCGGTAAACCTTATGGATACTGTCGGGTACCACCACAAAAAAAATGCTGATGTAACTGTTGTTGTAACTGATAAGGTTAATACAGGAGATACCGGTAATATTTTGATGGATAATGATAACAGGATTATCAGGTTCATAGAAAAACAAGCACCTGTCTCGAAAAAAAATAAAACGTTTGTTAATGCAGGGATATATGTTATGAACAAATCTGTGCTTAATATGATACCGGTAGATACTGAATTTTCTTTTGAACACGGAGTATTCCCAAAACTTGAAGGGATATACGGGTATATAACCGATCAAACGTTTATCGATATCGGTACACCGGAACGGTATAAATTTGCAAATGAGGTGATTAAGGTTTGA